A genome region from Anaerolineae bacterium includes the following:
- a CDS encoding phospho-N-acetylmuramoyl-pentapeptide-transferase, whose protein sequence is MAYALTLGTVAFLLAVIWGNPLLALLRKYSIGKQIRIDGPSSHQVKMGTPTMGGLMIIVPVVLITVALNIANLFGRTLIGRSILVPIFVMLAFGALGFVDDLAGVRGRKGQGLMARTKFLWQFVIAVPTALVFYFLLDIHSVALPRVPQKIDMGLWYIPVATLLIVGFSNAVNLTDGLDGLAGSTAAVAFVAYGVIANLQGQTWLSAFCFTVTGAIMAFLWFNAYPAQMFMGDVGALALGATLAVVALMTGQWLLLPIIGIVFVAEAMSDILQVAYFKLTGGKRLFKMAPLHHHFELLGWSETHITQRFWLISVLAGMLGVALALW, encoded by the coding sequence ATGGCCTACGCGCTGACCCTGGGAACAGTGGCGTTTCTGCTGGCGGTGATATGGGGCAATCCACTGCTGGCGCTACTGCGCAAATATTCGATCGGCAAGCAGATCCGCATTGACGGACCGAGTTCGCATCAGGTGAAGATGGGTACCCCCACCATGGGCGGCCTGATGATCATCGTGCCGGTGGTGCTCATCACGGTGGCGCTGAACATCGCCAATCTCTTTGGTCGGACGCTGATCGGGCGTTCCATCCTGGTGCCCATTTTTGTGATGCTGGCCTTTGGGGCGCTGGGGTTTGTGGACGACCTGGCCGGCGTGCGGGGGAGAAAGGGCCAGGGCCTGATGGCCCGCACCAAGTTCCTGTGGCAGTTCGTGATCGCGGTGCCTACGGCGCTGGTGTTCTATTTCCTGTTGGATATTCACAGCGTGGCCCTGCCGAGGGTGCCGCAGAAGATCGACATGGGGCTGTGGTACATCCCCGTGGCGACCCTGCTCATCGTCGGGTTTTCCAACGCCGTCAACCTGACGGATGGGCTGGATGGGCTGGCCGGCAGTACCGCGGCGGTCGCCTTCGTCGCTTACGGCGTGATCGCCAATCTGCAGGGACAGACATGGCTGTCCGCGTTCTGCTTCACCGTCACCGGCGCGATCATGGCGTTCCTGTGGTTCAACGCCTATCCGGCGCAGATGTTTATGGGGGATGTGGGAGCGCTGGCGCTGGGAGCGACGCTGGCGGTGGTGGCGCTGATGACGGGGCAGTGGCTGTTACTGCCGATCATCGGCATCGTCTTCGTGGCGGAGGCCATGTCCGATATCCTGCAGGTGGCCTATTTCAAGCTTACCGGCGGCAAGCGGCTGTTCAAGATGGCGCCGCTCCATCACCATTTTGAACTGCTGGGCTGGTCCGAGACGCATATCACTCAGCGGTTTTGGCTGATTTCGGTGCTCGCCGGCATGTTGGGTGTGGCGCTGGCGCTGTGGTGA
- a CDS encoding UDP-N-acetylmuramoyl-tripeptide--D-alanyl-D-alanine ligase, translating into MGRGEDVTRALMISDVIKGLGGMLPDSARLKDQSVAGVVIDSRLAGVGSLFVALKGERDDGHRYVGDAFAKGAVMALIDHAVEVEAPVVDLRVPAEVAELSLPCCLLVDNTLAGLQRLAAYWRSQFDVRVVGITGSVGKSTTKEMVWSVLRRRFRTLRSEGNYNNEIGLPLTLLRLNDTYERVVLEMGMYALGEIRQLAEIARPVIGVVTNVGPTHLERLGSIERIAQAKRELVESLPADGFAVLNKDDPLVCAMAEHTPARVFYYGLDPSADVWASDIESRGLEGILFRLHYRGETLHLRVPLLGRHSVHTALAATAVGLIEGESWEEIVAGLQDTSAHIRLVATPGIHDSTILDDTYNASPASSLAALSLLAELDGRRIAVLGDMLELGDYEEVGHRKVGLRARDVAAKLITVGRRARLIAEEALKAGMPAADVYSVDTNQEAVELLRTIIQPGDIILVKGSRGMKMEEIVAALGRPAWPTR; encoded by the coding sequence ATGGGTCGAGGTGAGGATGTGACACGAGCGTTGATGATATCGGATGTGATCAAGGGATTGGGGGGCATGCTCCCCGATTCGGCGCGTCTGAAGGACCAGTCGGTTGCCGGCGTGGTCATCGATTCGCGCCTGGCCGGGGTCGGCTCGCTGTTCGTGGCGCTGAAGGGCGAGCGGGATGATGGGCACCGCTATGTCGGCGATGCTTTTGCCAAAGGGGCGGTCATGGCCCTGATTGACCATGCGGTGGAAGTCGAGGCGCCGGTGGTGGATTTACGGGTGCCGGCGGAGGTTGCCGAACTATCCTTGCCTTGCTGTCTGCTGGTGGACAACACGCTGGCGGGTCTCCAGCGGCTGGCGGCGTACTGGCGGTCCCAGTTCGACGTGCGCGTGGTGGGCATCACCGGCAGTGTGGGGAAGTCCACGACCAAGGAGATGGTCTGGTCGGTACTGCGCCGGCGGTTCCGCACCCTGCGCAGTGAGGGGAATTACAACAACGAAATCGGCCTGCCGCTGACGCTTCTGCGCTTGAACGACACCTATGAGCGGGTTGTGCTGGAAATGGGCATGTATGCCCTGGGGGAGATCCGCCAACTCGCCGAGATTGCGCGCCCGGTGATTGGGGTGGTGACCAATGTCGGCCCAACCCATCTGGAGCGGCTGGGGAGCATCGAGCGCATTGCGCAGGCGAAACGGGAGCTGGTGGAGTCTCTGCCGGCGGATGGGTTCGCCGTGCTGAACAAGGATGACCCGCTGGTCTGCGCCATGGCGGAGCATACGCCGGCCCGCGTGTTCTACTACGGGCTGGACCCCAGCGCCGACGTGTGGGCGAGCGATATCGAGAGCCGGGGGCTGGAGGGCATCCTCTTCCGCCTGCATTATCGCGGCGAGACCCTGCATCTCCGCGTGCCCCTGCTGGGCCGGCACAGCGTCCACACCGCGCTGGCCGCCACGGCGGTGGGCCTCATTGAGGGGGAATCGTGGGAAGAGATTGTCGCCGGCCTGCAGGATACCTCCGCCCATATCCGGCTGGTGGCAACGCCTGGCATCCACGATTCCACCATCCTGGACGACACGTATAATGCCAGCCCCGCGTCCTCGCTGGCGGCGCTGAGCCTGCTGGCTGAGCTGGACGGCCGGCGCATCGCCGTGCTGGGGGATATGCTGGAGCTGGGGGATTATGAGGAAGTGGGGCACCGCAAAGTGGGACTGCGTGCCCGGGATGTGGCGGCCAAGCTCATCACCGTGGGCCGGCGCGCCCGGCTGATCGCCGAGGAGGCGCTGAAAGCCGGCATGCCGGCGGCGGATGTCTATTCTGTGGATACGAATCAAGAGGCAGTGGAACTTCTCCGCACGATTATCCAGCCAGGGGATATTATCCTGGTCAAAGGTTCGCGAGGGATGAAGATGGAAGAGATTGTGGCCGCGTTGGGGAGGCCGGCATGGCCTACGCGCTGA